A region from the Cannabis sativa cultivar Pink pepper isolate KNU-18-1 chromosome 9, ASM2916894v1, whole genome shotgun sequence genome encodes:
- the LOC115699273 gene encoding uncharacterized protein LOC115699273, whose translation MASTTKLLTTFLPKVHSEGCSFQPVLLRRQRQRNGTIACGSRDANGRDYGGSRIVDENMIMLRLRIQEIKQLEIDEANHKECENGSWLRSEWMEWEKQYFEYYIDDVYEGIGLLQNYLMNIRPALALGFLLLVMLSVPNSSGFLFFHMVEIAKQLLS comes from the coding sequence ATGGCATCAACGACGAAATTATTAACAACATTCTTGCCGAAAGTACATAGCGAAGGTTGCTCCTTTCAGCCGGTACTGTTGCGGCGGCAGAGACAGCGTAACGGCACGATAGCATGCGGTAGTAGAGATGCGAACGGTCGAGATTACGGGGGATCAAGGATTGTGGATGAGAACATGATAATGCTTCGATTGCGTATTCAGGAGATAAAGCAGTTAGAGATTGATGAAGCCAATCATAAAGAATGTGAAAATGGATCATGGCTTCGTTCAGAATGGATGGAGTGGGAAAAACAGTACTTTGAGTACTACATAGATGATGTTTACGAAGGAATAGGGTTGTTGCAAAATTATTTGATGAATATTAGGCCTGCTTTGGCTCTAGGGTTTCTCCTACTTGTCATGCTTAGTGTCCCTAATTCTTCTggctttcttttttttcatatGGTAGAGATCGCTAAACAACTCCTCTCATGA